Proteins encoded together in one Flavobacteriales bacterium window:
- a CDS encoding HAMP domain-containing histidine kinase, with protein sequence MSPTEPTGTGDPRALNERLHRLSHDLKNRIGATLEALRGLREPVPGLDADELHRFAERNLFLAMHTLERALDDLGVERGPGALDLRPTDLASIARLAAERSAARFARKQQTLDLDIAGPLPIRGEQDVLVDLVHALLTNASKFAPEGSTIRMQAIPHDQDAVVRVIDRGVGLSAEDLAQVFDRYAWLGSQPTAGEGQSRSTLARARQWAQAHGGRLVAHSAGPGTGCTFMLAVPLSSGA encoded by the coding sequence ATGTCGCCCACTGAGCCCACCGGCACCGGTGACCCCCGCGCCCTGAACGAGCGGCTGCACCGGCTCTCGCACGACCTCAAGAACCGCATCGGCGCCACGCTGGAGGCCCTCCGCGGCCTGCGGGAGCCGGTGCCCGGCCTCGATGCCGATGAGCTGCACCGCTTCGCCGAGCGCAACCTCTTCCTGGCCATGCACACCCTGGAACGCGCGCTCGATGACCTCGGCGTGGAACGTGGTCCGGGTGCACTGGACCTGCGCCCCACCGACCTTGCGTCCATCGCGCGGCTCGCGGCGGAGCGCAGTGCAGCACGCTTCGCCCGCAAACAGCAGACCCTGGATCTCGACATCGCCGGGCCGCTGCCGATCCGTGGGGAACAGGACGTGCTCGTCGACCTGGTGCACGCGCTGCTGACCAACGCGTCGAAGTTCGCCCCCGAAGGTTCCACCATCCGGATGCAAGCCATACCCCACGACCAGGATGCCGTGGTGCGCGTGATCGACCGGGGTGTGGGACTGAGCGCGGAGGACCTCGCACAGGTGTTCGACCGCTACGCCTGGCTCGGATCGCAGCCCACCGCCGGTGAAGGCCAATCCAGAAGCACGCTGGCACGGGCCCGGCAGTGGGCGCAAGCGCACGGAGGCCGCCTGGTGGCGCATAGCGCCGGCCCGGGCACCGGATGCACCTTCATGCTGGCCGTGCCCCTCAGCTCGGGCGCGTGA
- a CDS encoding GlmU family protein, producing MAILLHDAGAHRHLLPLTFTRPVGALRPGILTIAEAWWRMTELPVGHRTEAYLHERWPEVGGEVVRDVRGGSLPLPELVSAVLDLEPGRMLVKDGRVLAICRTGAQPPAEADWNAPPTYLVPVPFAGEVVEITRPWHLFQHCGRAIINDFALLTEGRRSQPLSGLNTVVGDPSLVFLEEGAVVEAAILNTRGGPIHIGKGAEVMEGTMIRGPFALGAHAQLKMGAKIYGPSSFGPECRVGGEVNNSVILGYSNKGHDGFLGNSVLGEWCNLGADTNTSNLKNTYGPVKVWSYADRAMADTGLQFCGLIMGDHGKSGINTMFNTGTVVGVASNVFGGGFPPKHIPCFSWGGADGLVEHALDKALHTAQRVMERRSMPLDAADRAVLAHVHAVTAGDRA from the coding sequence ATGGCCATCCTGCTGCACGACGCCGGCGCCCATCGCCACCTGCTGCCGCTCACCTTCACGCGCCCCGTCGGCGCGCTCCGGCCCGGCATCCTCACCATCGCCGAGGCGTGGTGGCGCATGACCGAGCTCCCGGTGGGCCACCGCACCGAGGCCTACTTGCATGAACGCTGGCCGGAGGTCGGCGGTGAAGTGGTGCGGGATGTCCGCGGCGGATCGCTGCCCCTGCCGGAGCTGGTGAGCGCGGTGCTGGACCTGGAGCCCGGCCGCATGCTGGTGAAGGACGGCCGCGTGCTGGCCATCTGCCGCACGGGCGCACAACCCCCGGCGGAGGCGGACTGGAACGCACCACCCACCTACCTGGTGCCGGTGCCGTTCGCCGGTGAGGTGGTGGAGATCACCCGGCCCTGGCACCTCTTCCAGCACTGCGGCCGCGCGATCATCAACGATTTCGCCCTGCTCACCGAGGGCCGGCGTTCGCAACCATTGAGCGGCCTCAATACCGTGGTGGGCGACCCCTCCCTCGTGTTCCTGGAGGAAGGCGCCGTGGTGGAGGCCGCCATCCTCAACACACGGGGCGGGCCCATCCACATCGGCAAGGGCGCCGAGGTGATGGAGGGGACAATGATCCGTGGCCCCTTCGCCCTGGGCGCGCATGCCCAGCTGAAGATGGGCGCCAAGATCTACGGGCCGAGCAGCTTCGGGCCGGAATGCCGGGTGGGCGGCGAGGTCAACAACAGCGTCATCCTCGGCTACAGCAACAAGGGCCACGACGGGTTCCTGGGCAACAGTGTGCTCGGCGAGTGGTGCAACCTGGGCGCCGACACCAACACGAGCAACCTGAAGAACACCTACGGGCCGGTGAAGGTGTGGAGCTACGCCGACCGGGCCATGGCGGATACGGGGCTGCAGTTCTGCGGGCTGATCATGGGCGACCACGGCAAAAGCGGCATCAACACCATGTTCAACACCGGCACGGTGGTGGGTGTGGCGTCGAACGTCTTCGGCGGGGGCTTTCCCCCGAAACACATTCCCTGCTTTTCGTGGGGCGGCGCCGATGGGCTTGTCGAGCACGCCTTGGACAAGGCGCTGCACACGGCCCAGCGTGTGATGGAGCGGCGCTCCATGCCCTTGGACGCTGCCGACCGGGCGGTGCTCGCCCATGTGCATGCCGTCACAGCCGGCGATCGCGCATGA
- a CDS encoding DUF47 domain-containing protein, translating into MALGSLFQIFRPKDRIFFFHFEASAANVLRMSEDLLAIMTTEPGAQRTAILERLEITERANDDLTHTIFTELARNFITPLDREDIHYLASSLDDVADFILAAAKNLELFGIGKPDDTANELARLVNEGCKIIQLAVQGLRQMHKDNQHAELVVRINAVENEADEVHDRGLQRLFAQEKDPITLIKQRDLYGTLELATDKCEDVANVLESIMLKYA; encoded by the coding sequence ATGGCCCTCGGCTCGCTGTTCCAGATCTTCCGTCCGAAGGACCGGATCTTCTTCTTCCACTTCGAGGCCTCGGCGGCGAACGTGCTGCGGATGAGCGAGGACCTGCTGGCGATCATGACCACCGAGCCGGGCGCGCAGCGCACCGCCATCCTCGAGCGTCTGGAGATCACCGAGCGCGCCAACGACGACCTCACGCACACCATCTTCACGGAGCTGGCGCGCAACTTCATCACCCCGCTGGACCGGGAGGACATCCACTACCTGGCGAGCAGCCTGGACGACGTGGCGGACTTCATCCTGGCGGCGGCGAAGAACCTGGAGCTGTTCGGCATCGGCAAGCCCGACGACACGGCAAACGAGCTGGCGCGGCTGGTGAACGAAGGCTGCAAGATCATCCAGCTGGCCGTGCAGGGCCTGCGGCAGATGCACAAGGACAACCAGCACGCCGAACTGGTCGTGCGCATCAACGCCGTGGAGAACGAGGCCGATGAGGTGCACGACCGCGGCCTTCAGCGCCTCTTCGCCCAGGAGAAGGACCCCATCACCCTCATCAAGCAGCGCGACCTGTACGGCACGCTCGAACTGGCCACCGACAAGTGCGAGGACGTGGCCAACGTGCTGGAATCCATCATGCTGAAGTACGCCTGA
- a CDS encoding cation:proton antiporter: MQIPLLQEIVIILGLSVGMILLFKRFKLPVLLGFLATGALCGPHGFGLVGATHEVELLAEVGVIFLLFVIGIEFSLSSLVSVARTVLVGGTLQVAGTVALTAAAAHALGLAWPPSIFLGFLFALSSTAIVLKLLQEQGAVGAPHGRVASAMLIYQDIVVVPMILLTPMLAGRSSDPFGDLFGMLGKMLVLLAIIYVLARYAVPRLLDAVVRTHSRELFITTIVVLCFATAWLTSAIGLSLALGAFFAGLVISESEHRFQATGNILPFHEVFISFFFVSIGMLLDAGYLVKHLGLVIAFTVLTLVGKTLIATAAAMVLRYPLRTALLTGLALCQVGEFAFILSATGLEQKLLTRDHYQLFLSVSIATMGLAPVIIGGSGRWTAVLLRLFVPVRLRHRLDALVQARTEARTTHRLSDHLVIVGYGLNGRNVAQTARLAGIAHVVVEMDPDLAEQARSLGADVIIGDASNEHVLEEVHVARARVVVVAISDPAATRRVVSRVRRMSDAPHLIVRTRYLNDIEELRRLGANEVVPEEFETSIEIFARTLRRYLVPENEVEELVTRVRGSHYRALRSMDRGGPPETLAVNPSEQELAALPVRFGKGRVVGQRLMDVDLKGRFGVSVLAIKRGGRVLTGVDGTSRVQPDDVLYVLGPPDGVNMLDRMLRD; this comes from the coding sequence ATGCAGATCCCGCTGCTCCAGGAGATCGTCATCATCCTCGGCCTGTCCGTGGGCATGATCCTGCTCTTCAAGCGCTTCAAGCTGCCCGTGCTGTTGGGCTTCCTGGCCACCGGCGCGCTCTGCGGTCCGCACGGCTTCGGTCTGGTGGGCGCCACGCACGAGGTGGAGCTTCTCGCCGAGGTCGGCGTCATCTTCCTGTTGTTCGTCATCGGCATCGAGTTCAGCCTCTCGAGCCTGGTCTCGGTGGCGCGCACGGTCCTGGTGGGCGGCACGCTGCAGGTGGCGGGCACCGTGGCCCTCACCGCCGCCGCGGCCCACGCGCTGGGCCTGGCCTGGCCGCCGAGCATCTTCCTGGGCTTCCTGTTCGCCCTCAGCAGCACGGCCATCGTGCTGAAGCTGCTGCAGGAGCAAGGGGCCGTGGGCGCGCCGCACGGCCGCGTGGCCTCGGCCATGCTCATCTACCAGGACATCGTCGTGGTGCCCATGATCCTGCTGACGCCCATGCTGGCGGGGCGCAGCTCCGATCCCTTCGGCGACCTCTTCGGCATGCTCGGCAAGATGCTGGTGCTGCTCGCCATCATCTATGTGCTGGCCCGATATGCCGTGCCCCGTCTGCTGGACGCCGTGGTGCGCACCCACAGCCGCGAGCTCTTCATCACCACCATCGTGGTGCTGTGCTTCGCCACGGCGTGGCTCACCAGTGCCATCGGCCTCAGCCTGGCCCTCGGCGCGTTCTTCGCCGGGCTCGTGATCAGCGAGAGCGAGCACCGGTTCCAGGCCACCGGGAACATCCTCCCCTTCCACGAGGTCTTCATCAGCTTCTTCTTCGTCAGCATCGGCATGCTGCTCGACGCCGGATACCTGGTGAAGCACCTCGGTCTGGTGATCGCCTTCACGGTGCTGACCCTGGTGGGCAAGACGCTCATCGCAACAGCGGCGGCCATGGTGCTGCGGTATCCGCTGCGGACCGCGCTCCTCACGGGCCTTGCGCTCTGCCAGGTGGGCGAGTTCGCCTTCATCCTCAGTGCCACGGGCCTGGAACAGAAGCTGCTCACCCGCGACCATTACCAGCTCTTCCTCTCGGTGTCCATCGCCACCATGGGCCTGGCGCCGGTGATCATCGGCGGTTCGGGCCGGTGGACCGCGGTGCTGCTGCGCCTATTCGTGCCCGTGCGGCTGCGGCACCGCCTGGACGCCCTGGTGCAGGCCCGCACCGAGGCGCGCACCACCCACCGGCTGAGCGACCACCTGGTCATCGTCGGCTACGGGCTCAACGGCCGCAACGTGGCCCAGACCGCCCGGTTGGCCGGCATCGCCCATGTGGTGGTGGAGATGGACCCCGACCTCGCCGAACAGGCGCGGAGCCTGGGCGCGGACGTCATCATCGGCGACGCCAGCAACGAGCACGTGCTGGAGGAGGTGCATGTGGCCAGGGCCCGCGTGGTGGTGGTGGCCATCAGCGACCCGGCAGCCACCCGCCGTGTGGTGAGCCGCGTTCGACGCATGAGCGACGCTCCGCACCTCATCGTCCGCACCCGCTACCTCAACGACATCGAGGAGCTGCGCAGGTTGGGCGCCAACGAGGTCGTGCCCGAGGAGTTCGAGACCTCGATCGAGATCTTCGCCCGCACCCTGCGCCGTTACCTGGTGCCGGAGAACGAAGTGGAGGAGCTCGTGACGCGCGTCCGCGGTTCGCACTACCGGGCCTTGCGCTCCATGGACCGCGGTGGGCCGCCCGAAACGCTGGCCGTGAACCCGTCCGAGCAGGAGCTCGCCGCCCTTCCCGTGCGGTTCGGCAAGGGCCGTGTGGTGGGCCAACGACTGATGGATGTGGACCTCAAGGGCCGGTTCGGGGTCAGCGTGCTCGCTATCAAACGCGGCGGTCGTGTCCTCACCGGCGTGGACGGCACAAGCCGTGTGCAGCCGGACGACGTGCTGTACGTGCTGGGCCCGCCCGATGGCGTGAACATGCTCGACCGCATGTTGCGCGACTGA
- a CDS encoding response regulator, giving the protein MKKVLIIEDEAIISFGYRLQIERMGFEVIGVARSSEEAEDLLDQERPDVIIMDVYLKGPRTGLDLARQIHATDPIPILFLTASTKPEVVDAIRALKGARYLAKPISSDGLTDMLEQLLRANVAH; this is encoded by the coding sequence ATGAAAAAGGTCCTGATCATCGAGGATGAGGCCATCATCTCCTTCGGCTACCGCCTACAGATCGAGCGCATGGGCTTCGAGGTGATCGGGGTGGCCCGCAGCAGCGAGGAGGCCGAGGACCTGCTCGACCAGGAACGCCCCGATGTGATCATCATGGACGTGTACCTCAAGGGCCCGCGCACCGGCCTGGACCTCGCCCGGCAGATCCACGCCACGGACCCCATCCCCATCCTGTTCCTGACGGCCAGCACCAAGCCCGAGGTGGTGGACGCCATCCGGGCACTGAAAGGGGCGCGCTACCTGGCGAAACCCATCAGCTCCGACGGCCTCACGGACATGCTGGAGCAACTGCTCCGCGCCAATGTCGCCCACTGA
- a CDS encoding transferase hexapeptide repeat family protein, translated as MTYEFNGYRPVVHHSAFVHPQAVVTGNVVIGADVYIGPGAALRGDWGEIVVKDGCNVQENCTIHMFPGVKVVLHPGAHIGHGAIIHGATIGANCLVGMNAVLMDNVVLGEGCIVGALSFLPADSVWDARQVIVGNPARAVKEVSDEMLAWKTEGTRLYQQLPAQLHATLKPCEPLREVDRSKPPITAQYRTWNATRRSDRPGSSLGDDRS; from the coding sequence ATGACCTACGAGTTCAACGGATATCGGCCCGTGGTCCATCACTCCGCCTTCGTGCATCCGCAGGCCGTGGTCACCGGCAACGTGGTGATCGGGGCCGACGTGTACATCGGCCCGGGCGCGGCCCTGCGCGGCGACTGGGGGGAGATCGTGGTGAAGGACGGTTGCAACGTGCAGGAGAACTGCACCATCCACATGTTCCCCGGCGTGAAGGTGGTGCTTCACCCAGGCGCGCACATCGGCCACGGTGCCATCATCCATGGGGCCACCATCGGCGCCAACTGCCTGGTGGGCATGAACGCGGTGCTGATGGACAACGTGGTGCTGGGTGAAGGCTGCATCGTGGGCGCGCTCAGCTTCCTTCCGGCCGACAGCGTGTGGGACGCCCGCCAGGTGATCGTGGGCAACCCCGCGCGGGCGGTGAAGGAGGTGAGCGATGAGATGCTCGCGTGGAAGACGGAGGGCACCCGCCTCTACCAGCAACTGCCCGCCCAGCTGCATGCCACGCTCAAGCCCTGCGAGCCGCTGCGCGAGGTGGACCGTAGCAAGCCACCGATCACGGCGCAGTACAGGACCTGGAACGCAACGCGCCGTTCGGACCGACCGGGGAGCAGCCTGGGCGACGACCGGTCCTGA
- a CDS encoding NYN domain-containing protein encodes MAGATALKVGVFYDGSYFTHVSNYYNYVHPHRRRIHIGGLHDYIRHMVGEREGTHPNLCHIIDAHFFRGRFTAREANEKPNQLYYDRVFDDVLMYNAVQTHYLPVKDLMGRKREKGIDVLMALETYELCMLKRYDIVVLIASDGDHVPLVRKLHALGCKTMLLGWDFEFTDQESGEVQVTKTSTDLWNEVSYPMPMHDLIDEGLRDNDAVVRELFVLRDTTVREGEEGAPMSAALPVDDERHRSTVMSLHNGYGFIRFPDNNLFFLRDDLIDIPFAELVVGDELEFNVAMNAKGQRVAKRITRPS; translated from the coding sequence ATGGCAGGTGCAACGGCCCTCAAAGTGGGCGTCTTCTATGACGGCAGCTACTTCACCCACGTCAGCAACTACTACAACTATGTGCATCCGCACCGCCGGCGCATCCACATCGGTGGCCTGCACGACTACATCCGCCACATGGTGGGCGAACGCGAAGGCACGCACCCCAATCTCTGCCACATCATCGACGCGCATTTCTTCCGCGGGCGCTTCACGGCGCGGGAGGCCAACGAGAAGCCGAACCAGCTTTACTACGACCGCGTGTTCGACGATGTGCTGATGTACAACGCGGTGCAGACGCACTACCTGCCGGTGAAGGACCTCATGGGCCGCAAACGGGAGAAGGGGATCGACGTGCTGATGGCGTTGGAGACCTACGAGCTGTGCATGCTGAAGCGCTACGACATCGTGGTGCTGATCGCCAGCGATGGCGACCATGTGCCACTGGTGCGCAAGCTGCATGCGCTGGGCTGCAAGACCATGCTGCTCGGCTGGGATTTCGAGTTCACCGATCAGGAGAGCGGAGAGGTGCAGGTGACCAAGACGAGCACGGACCTGTGGAACGAGGTGAGCTATCCGATGCCGATGCACGACCTGATCGACGAGGGCCTGCGCGACAATGACGCGGTGGTGCGGGAACTGTTCGTGCTGCGCGACACCACGGTGCGCGAGGGCGAGGAGGGGGCGCCCATGTCCGCTGCGCTGCCGGTGGACGATGAGCGGCACCGGAGCACGGTGATGAGCCTTCACAACGGTTACGGCTTCATCCGCTTCCCCGACAACAACCTGTTCTTCCTGCGCGACGACCTGATCGACATTCCCTTCGCCGAACTGGTGGTGGGGGATGAGCTGGAGTTCAACGTGGCGATGAACGCCAAGGGCCAGCGGGTGGCCAAGCGGATCACGCGCCCGAGCTGA
- a CDS encoding response regulator, which translates to MPAADHIEHILLIDDEEDCNFVTRMVLKRSGFTGRITCFTNATTALEHLRSERDRPDLMFVDINMPGMTGFDLVGACEDDGILPNDHTSVVMFSSSNRPCDMDQARRYRSVIGYVEKALTVESFERVVAGHQARKASENTPTP; encoded by the coding sequence ATGCCCGCCGCTGACCACATCGAGCACATCCTCTTGATCGACGATGAAGAGGACTGCAACTTCGTCACCCGCATGGTGCTGAAGCGCAGCGGCTTCACCGGGCGCATCACCTGCTTCACCAACGCCACCACGGCCTTGGAGCACCTCCGTTCGGAGCGGGACCGACCCGACCTGATGTTCGTCGACATCAACATGCCGGGCATGACCGGCTTCGACCTGGTCGGCGCATGCGAGGACGACGGCATCCTGCCGAACGACCACACCTCGGTGGTGATGTTCAGCTCAAGCAACCGACCCTGTGACATGGACCAGGCCCGGCGCTACCGGTCCGTGATCGGCTATGTCGAAAAGGCGCTCACTGTGGAATCCTTCGAACGTGTCGTGGCCGGCCATCAGGCACGCAAGGCCTCCGAAAACACCCCCACCCCATGA
- a CDS encoding inorganic phosphate transporter: MTLLVVIIVLALVFDYINGFHDAANSIATVVSTKVLTPLQAVVWAAFFNFAAFWIFQDHAVANTISKTVHQEFITLPVILAGLIAAIIWNLLTWWYGIPSSSSHTLIGGFAGAALAHALATTEGFALTEVIESDKVTKTVMFIFLAPLVGMVISMFITLVTIVRNLWTRIAFILVAAMATWFLFMHLQQGKLEENLAKYYKVDVLKKAAAEDPARTVDLEAARARYEAALPHLTGFGSRGGEGIAEAIRSTADPEVDVAKLAKGLNKSDNSIIRVGLMFTVLLFIAVYIYTEKVRTPTAQTLANMFKRLQLFSSAAFSIGHGGNDAQKVMGIITAALIAHGTITDIKEMPTWVPLACYTAIGLGTLSGGWKIVKTMGTRITKVTPLEGVCAETSGAMTLYLTEQMGIPVSTTHTITGSIIGVGATKRLSAVRWGVTIQLLWAWILTIPVSALLAGLAYWVCTLFGL; encoded by the coding sequence ATGACGCTCCTGGTCGTCATCATTGTCCTGGCCCTGGTGTTCGACTACATCAACGGCTTCCACGACGCGGCGAACTCCATCGCCACCGTGGTGAGCACCAAGGTGCTGACCCCGCTGCAGGCAGTGGTGTGGGCGGCCTTCTTCAACTTCGCCGCCTTCTGGATCTTCCAGGACCATGCGGTGGCGAACACCATCAGCAAAACGGTCCATCAGGAGTTCATCACCCTGCCGGTGATCCTGGCCGGCCTCATCGCCGCCATCATCTGGAACCTGCTCACCTGGTGGTACGGCATCCCGTCCAGCAGTTCGCATACGCTCATCGGTGGCTTCGCCGGGGCGGCCCTGGCCCATGCCCTGGCCACCACCGAGGGGTTCGCCCTCACTGAGGTCATCGAAAGCGACAAGGTGACCAAGACCGTGATGTTCATCTTCCTGGCGCCGCTCGTGGGCATGGTGATCTCCATGTTCATCACGCTGGTGACCATCGTGCGCAACCTGTGGACACGCATCGCCTTCATCCTCGTGGCCGCAATGGCCACCTGGTTCCTGTTCATGCACCTGCAGCAGGGCAAGCTGGAGGAGAACCTGGCCAAGTACTACAAGGTCGACGTGCTGAAGAAAGCCGCGGCGGAGGACCCGGCCCGGACCGTGGACCTGGAGGCCGCGCGCGCACGCTACGAGGCCGCGCTCCCACACCTCACGGGCTTCGGCTCACGCGGGGGGGAGGGCATCGCGGAGGCCATCCGGAGCACCGCGGACCCGGAGGTGGACGTGGCCAAGCTGGCCAAGGGCCTCAACAAGTCGGACAACTCGATCATCCGGGTGGGCCTGATGTTCACCGTGCTGCTCTTCATCGCCGTGTACATCTACACCGAGAAGGTGCGCACACCCACCGCGCAGACGCTGGCCAACATGTTCAAGCGGCTTCAGCTGTTCAGTTCGGCGGCCTTCAGCATCGGCCACGGCGGCAACGACGCCCAAAAGGTGATGGGCATCATCACCGCGGCGCTCATCGCGCACGGCACCATCACGGACATCAAGGAGATGCCGACCTGGGTGCCGCTGGCCTGCTACACGGCCATCGGCCTGGGCACCCTGAGCGGTGGCTGGAAGATCGTCAAGACCATGGGCACCCGCATCACCAAGGTGACGCCATTGGAGGGCGTCTGCGCCGAGACCTCCGGCGCCATGACGCTCTACCTCACCGAGCAGATGGGCATCCCGGTGAGCACCACGCATACCATCACCGGGTCCATCATCGGCGTGGGGGCCACCAAACGTTTGAGCGCGGTCCGCTGGGGCGTCACCATCCAGCTGCTCTGGGCCTGGATCCTCACCATTCCCGTGAGCGCGCTGCTGGCCGGTCTGGCCTATTGGGTCTGCACCCTGTTCGGGCTCTGA
- a CDS encoding DMT family protein, giving the protein MRGLWTILLLIASNTFMTLAWYGHLKFQEWHWAKRLGLFSIILISWGIAFFEYVLQVPANRLGHAGHGGPFTLVQLKVVQEVITLVVFAVFTLVAFRSEPLRWNHALAAVLLVAAVWLVFKDR; this is encoded by the coding sequence ATGCGCGGCCTCTGGACCATCCTTCTGCTGATCGCCAGCAACACATTCATGACCCTGGCGTGGTACGGGCACCTGAAGTTCCAGGAATGGCATTGGGCCAAGCGGCTGGGGCTGTTCAGCATCATCCTCATCAGCTGGGGCATCGCTTTCTTCGAGTACGTGCTGCAGGTACCGGCGAACCGCCTCGGACACGCCGGCCATGGCGGCCCGTTCACCCTGGTTCAGCTGAAGGTGGTGCAGGAGGTGATCACCCTGGTGGTGTTCGCGGTCTTCACCCTCGTCGCCTTCCGGTCCGAACCGCTCCGCTGGAACCACGCCCTGGCCGCGGTGCTGCTGGTGGCGGCCGTCTGGCTCGTCTTCAAGGACCGCTGA